One genomic segment of Rivularia sp. PCC 7116 includes these proteins:
- a CDS encoding 4-oxalocrotonate tautomerase family protein, with product MPFITIQIAKGHSIEKKRELAKAITDAMVSTMGTKPEWVTIHIDEFERNNWSVGGTLHSDKHKGRHKEKGV from the coding sequence ATGCCATTCATTACTATTCAAATTGCGAAAGGACACTCCATAGAAAAAAAGCGAGAGCTAGCCAAAGCTATTACCGATGCAATGGTTTCTACAATGGGTACAAAACCCGAATGGGTAACCATTCATATCGATGAATTTGAACGCAATAATTGGTCTGTTGGAGGTACACTACATTCCGATAAACATAAAGGTAGACACAAAGAAAAAGGCGTTTAA
- a CDS encoding DUF58 domain-containing protein has product MNMIRRIGYWLESRFCAPAYGGLVLAGISICFFGAAMNTMAGWLYAISGLSFALLGYTAFLSPKSLKGLQLQRKMIQPVTAGDDLTVELEILNQTKKPVSLLQIEDKLPFVLDKPQLHPIETISPKTTYSWVYYQPTERRGIYRWQNVELATAAPLGLFWSRRQRQLDAIAIVYPKVLPLKCCPLVDDMGKEDSSRGQPRGNPLQTASEGLTRSLRPYRIGDPLRLIHWRSSARYGDLRVRELEMLTSGQEIIIAIDNGEWEENNFEEAVIAAASMYFYAQKQLMQVQLWTASTGIISRKRDVLEALAAINPQDEVIKPQPTDKPLIWLTQNPTTFSSLPYSSRWMLWQNISSSQPQAVINRDVPGIVINSEQPLQALLQQPLN; this is encoded by the coding sequence ATAAATATGATTCGCCGCATTGGTTATTGGTTGGAATCTCGTTTTTGTGCCCCTGCATATGGTGGTTTGGTATTAGCGGGAATTTCGATTTGTTTTTTCGGGGCAGCTATGAATACCATGGCTGGCTGGCTGTATGCTATCAGCGGGTTGAGTTTTGCTTTACTCGGCTATACTGCTTTTTTATCACCGAAATCTTTGAAAGGCTTGCAGCTTCAGCGAAAAATGATTCAACCAGTTACTGCTGGAGATGATTTAACTGTTGAATTAGAAATTTTGAATCAAACCAAGAAGCCGGTTTCTTTATTGCAAATAGAAGATAAATTACCTTTCGTTTTAGATAAACCACAGCTACACCCAATTGAAACTATCTCGCCGAAAACTACCTATAGCTGGGTATATTATCAGCCTACCGAACGTCGGGGTATTTACCGCTGGCAGAATGTAGAATTAGCAACCGCCGCGCCTCTTGGGTTATTTTGGAGCCGCCGCCAACGTCAATTAGACGCGATCGCAATTGTCTACCCGAAAGTTTTACCGCTCAAATGTTGCCCTTTAGTTGATGACATGGGTAAGGAAGATAGCAGCAGAGGACAACCTCGCGGCAACCCTCTGCAAACAGCTAGTGAAGGATTAACCCGCTCTTTACGTCCCTATCGCATAGGAGATCCTTTACGATTAATTCATTGGCGAAGCAGCGCCCGTTACGGGGATTTACGAGTACGCGAATTAGAAATGCTCACAAGCGGACAGGAAATTATTATTGCTATAGATAATGGTGAGTGGGAAGAAAACAATTTTGAGGAAGCAGTAATTGCCGCAGCTTCAATGTATTTCTATGCACAAAAGCAACTAATGCAGGTACAGCTATGGACGGCTTCCACAGGTATAATTAGCAGAAAAAGAGATGTTCTCGAAGCCTTAGCAGCAATTAATCCCCAAGATGAAGTCATTAAACCGCAGCCTACAGATAAACCTTTGATTTGGTTAACTCAAAATCCAACGACATTTTCTTCGCTTCCTTACAGCAGTCGCTGGATGCTATGGCAAAATATTTCATCATCGCAGCCCCAAGCTGTCATCAATAGAGATGTGCCAGGTATTGTCATTAACTCCGAACAACCTTTACAAGCTCTGCTTCAGCAACCATTAAATTGA
- the hypD gene encoding hydrogenase formation protein HypD — MKYVDEFRDTYKAEALEWQIQKLGSLLKKPVKIMEVCGGHTHSIFKYGIEEFLPSSVELIHGPGCPVCVMPKGRIDDAIYIAQNPNVILTTFGDTMRVPGSKISLLQARASGADIRMVYSPLDCLDIAKNNPEKEVVFFAIGFETTAPSTAFTILQAAAENINNFSMFCNHVLVIPALKALLDNPDLQLDGFVGPGHVSMVIGSNPYEFISQEYKKPIVISGFEPLDILQSIWMLLWQLVENRCEVENQYSRLVEKEGNQQAIKAINQVFGVRKTFAWRGLDEIPYSGLKINSEYAKFDAETKFTIPNLKIPDHKACQCGEILKGVLKPWQCKVFGTACTPEKPIGSCMVSSEGACAAYYKYGKNQLTVNSEQ; from the coding sequence ATGAAATACGTCGATGAATTTCGAGATACTTACAAAGCCGAAGCCTTAGAATGGCAAATTCAAAAGTTAGGAAGCTTGCTTAAAAAACCCGTTAAAATTATGGAAGTTTGCGGGGGACATACGCATTCAATATTTAAATACGGTATAGAAGAGTTTCTACCATCTTCAGTTGAATTAATTCATGGTCCCGGTTGTCCAGTATGCGTAATGCCAAAAGGTAGAATAGATGATGCTATTTATATTGCTCAAAATCCAAACGTTATTTTAACAACTTTTGGTGACACGATGCGGGTACCTGGCTCAAAAATTAGCTTGCTGCAAGCAAGAGCTAGTGGTGCGGATATTCGTATGGTTTATTCACCATTAGATTGTTTGGACATTGCTAAAAACAACCCCGAAAAAGAAGTTGTATTTTTCGCTATTGGTTTTGAAACTACCGCACCAAGTACGGCATTTACAATCCTACAAGCAGCAGCGGAAAATATAAATAATTTTAGTATGTTTTGCAATCACGTCTTAGTGATTCCTGCACTCAAAGCATTATTAGATAATCCCGATTTGCAGTTAGATGGTTTTGTTGGTCCCGGTCATGTCAGTATGGTAATCGGGTCAAATCCATATGAATTTATTTCCCAAGAATATAAAAAACCAATCGTTATTTCTGGTTTTGAACCATTAGATATTTTGCAATCAATTTGGATGCTATTATGGCAGCTTGTAGAAAATCGCTGCGAAGTAGAAAATCAATATAGCCGTTTAGTAGAAAAAGAAGGAAATCAACAAGCAATCAAAGCTATAAATCAAGTATTTGGAGTCAGAAAAACCTTTGCGTGGAGAGGTTTAGATGAAATACCATACTCAGGATTAAAAATTAATTCCGAATATGCAAAATTTGACGCTGAAACTAAATTTACCATTCCTAATTTAAAAATACCTGACCATAAAGCCTGTCAATGTGGAGAAATTCTTAAAGGAGTTTTAAAACCTTGGCAATGTAAAGTATTCGGTACAGCTTGTACCCCAGAAAAACCAATCGGTTCCTGCATGGTTTCATCTGAAGGTGCTTGTGCAGCCTACTATAAATACGGGAAAAATCAGTTAACAGTTAACAGTGAGCAGTGA
- a CDS encoding ferredoxin thioredoxin reductase catalytic beta subunit yields MISSEANTKSPSEENTTSTDKSLEAMRRFSEQYAKRTGTYFCSEPSVTAVVIEGLAKHKDDLGAPLCPCRHYEDKEAEVSATFWNCPCVPMRERKECHCMLFLTPDNEFAGDKQDISLDTIKEVRDSMG; encoded by the coding sequence ATGATTTCATCAGAAGCAAATACTAAATCTCCATCAGAAGAAAATACTACATCTACAGATAAAAGTTTAGAAGCAATGCGGCGTTTTTCGGAACAATATGCTAAGCGTACCGGAACTTACTTTTGTTCCGAACCCTCTGTTACAGCAGTTGTTATCGAAGGGCTTGCCAAGCATAAAGATGATTTAGGTGCCCCTTTGTGTCCCTGCCGTCATTATGAAGACAAAGAAGCCGAAGTTAGCGCAACTTTTTGGAATTGTCCCTGCGTACCAATGCGGGAGCGTAAGGAATGTCATTGTATGCTTTTCTTAACTCCCGATAATGAATTTGCTGGCGACAAGCAGGATATCTCTTTGGATACGATTAAAGAAGTAAGAGATAGCATGGGTTAA
- a CDS encoding YqaE/Pmp3 family membrane protein, translating to MGFDLVRFLCALLLPPVGVFLQVGFGFHFWLNIVLTLCGFVPGIAHAFWVIYTK from the coding sequence ATGGGATTCGATCTAGTTCGCTTTCTTTGCGCTCTGTTATTGCCCCCCGTAGGAGTATTTTTACAAGTTGGATTTGGCTTCCATTTTTGGCTAAATATTGTTTTGACTTTATGTGGTTTTGTTCCCGGTATCGCACATGCATTTTGGGTGATTTATACTAAGTAA
- a CDS encoding DUF309 domain-containing protein, whose translation MSQAIPQEFWQGIELFNTGQFYACHDTLEALWMEAVEPDKTFYQGILQISVALYHLGNGNFKGAIILLGEGSNRLARYPSVYCQVDVDELLEQSIALLKALQKNQLEQIDSSQLEADTLPLPRILIVKE comes from the coding sequence ATGAGCCAAGCAATTCCCCAAGAATTTTGGCAAGGCATAGAACTGTTTAATACAGGTCAATTCTATGCCTGTCACGATACCTTAGAAGCTTTATGGATGGAAGCCGTAGAGCCAGACAAAACTTTTTATCAAGGAATTTTACAAATTTCAGTAGCGCTTTATCATTTGGGTAACGGCAATTTCAAAGGCGCAATAATTTTACTAGGTGAAGGTAGCAACCGTCTTGCTCGCTATCCTTCAGTTTATTGTCAAGTTGATGTTGATGAATTATTAGAGCAAAGCATAGCTTTATTAAAAGCACTACAGAAAAATCAGCTAGAGCAAATTGACTCTTCCCAACTCGAAGCAGATACTTTACCCCTTCCCCGGATTTTGATAGTTAAAGAGTAA
- a CDS encoding LptA/OstA family protein: MYNYRLPKLQLRRLGFALMLPVALCGAVVFPTQLQTAIAQTADNRPLSIRADVQEYNSNTQVVTARGNVQLSYPARQIKATAAQAQFFNRERRIILSGGVYILQGGTNSIRGETVTYLIDEGRFVATPKSGRQVESVYVVDDAPNASPNRAPSTPNLRRSN, translated from the coding sequence ATGTACAACTACCGCTTACCTAAACTTCAATTGCGTCGTCTCGGTTTCGCTTTAATGTTACCGGTTGCACTGTGTGGCGCGGTAGTTTTTCCTACTCAGCTACAAACTGCTATAGCTCAAACTGCGGATAATCGTCCTTTGAGTATTCGTGCGGATGTGCAGGAATATAATTCTAATACTCAGGTAGTTACCGCAAGGGGTAACGTACAGCTTTCGTATCCCGCTCGCCAGATAAAAGCAACCGCAGCTCAAGCACAATTTTTTAATCGAGAGCGTCGGATTATTCTTAGTGGTGGCGTGTATATTTTACAAGGCGGCACCAACAGCATTCGGGGAGAAACTGTTACTTATTTAATTGATGAAGGACGATTTGTTGCTACACCAAAAAGCGGCAGACAGGTAGAATCTGTATATGTTGTGGACGATGCTCCCAATGCTTCACCTAACAGGGCACCTTCAACACCAAACTTAAGACGTTCTAATTAG
- the hypA gene encoding hydrogenase maturation nickel metallochaperone HypA, with product MHELGITQNIVSIVCDRAEGKKVQRVLLEIGKLSAIMPDAVRFCFDICSQGTVLEKAKLEIVEIPGLAVCRQCGTQIPLEKPFGKCNCGSQQLDLIAGEELKIKEIEVEELCV from the coding sequence ATGCACGAACTTGGAATTACTCAAAATATAGTATCAATTGTTTGCGATCGCGCTGAAGGGAAAAAAGTCCAGCGAGTTTTATTAGAAATTGGTAAGCTATCGGCAATTATGCCAGATGCAGTACGGTTTTGTTTTGATATTTGTTCTCAAGGAACGGTTTTAGAAAAGGCAAAATTAGAAATTGTTGAAATTCCTGGTTTAGCTGTTTGTCGTCAATGCGGTACTCAAATTCCTTTAGAAAAGCCTTTTGGAAAATGTAATTGTGGCAGTCAGCAACTAGACTTGATTGCTGGAGAAGAATTGAAAATTAAGGAAATAGAAGTCGAAGAATTATGTGTGTAA
- the lptB gene encoding LPS export ABC transporter ATP-binding protein translates to MKIVLENIHKSYGKRTIVNRVNLSVAQGEIVGLLGPNGAGKTTTFYIATGLEKPDRGTVWLDKRDVTAIPMHGRARLGIGYLAQEASVFRQLTVRENILLVLEQTKVPRPEWDIRVIRLLREFSLEKVADSKGIQLSGGERRRTELARALASGREGPKFLFLDEPFAGVDPIAVSEIQEIVAQLRDRNMGILITDHNVRETLDITDRGYIMREGQILASGSSDELYDNPLVRQYYLGENFQV, encoded by the coding sequence GTGAAAATTGTTTTAGAGAACATTCACAAATCCTACGGGAAGCGGACAATTGTAAATCGCGTTAATCTTTCCGTTGCTCAAGGCGAAATCGTCGGTTTATTAGGACCAAATGGTGCTGGTAAAACGACGACTTTTTATATTGCTACCGGTTTAGAAAAACCCGATAGAGGAACGGTTTGGCTTGATAAACGCGATGTTACAGCTATTCCCATGCACGGCAGGGCGCGTTTGGGTATTGGTTATTTAGCCCAAGAAGCAAGCGTTTTTCGTCAATTAACCGTGCGGGAAAATATTCTATTGGTACTCGAACAAACTAAGGTACCGCGTCCGGAATGGGATATACGTGTTATTAGGCTATTACGAGAATTTAGTTTAGAAAAAGTCGCCGATAGTAAAGGAATTCAGCTTTCCGGAGGAGAAAGACGCAGAACCGAATTAGCAAGAGCTTTAGCATCAGGAAGAGAAGGCCCCAAATTTTTATTTTTAGATGAACCCTTTGCTGGAGTCGATCCCATTGCAGTTTCCGAAATTCAAGAAATTGTCGCCCAACTTCGCGATCGCAACATGGGAATCTTGATCACAGATCACAATGTTCGCGAAACTCTTGACATTACCGATAGGGGTTACATCATGCGCGAAGGACAAATACTAGCCTCCGGTTCCTCCGATGAACTTTACGACAATCCCCTTGTCAGGCAATATTATTTGGGTGAAAATTTTCAAGTCTAA
- the hypE gene encoding hydrogenase expression/formation protein HypE, with protein sequence MPIPSQNQFFKNLEKKRQRKAKVTDTHINLAHGSGGKAMRDLIDDIFVTNFSNPNNPNLSQLEDQAKFDLSDLMQLGDKLAFTTDSYVVEPLFFPGGNIGELAINGTVNDLAVGGAKPLYLTCSVILEEGLSLETLRQVAQSMQAAAQEANVQIVTGDTKVVPRGAADKLFINTTGIGVIPPHICISASNIKPGDAIIINGEIGNHGTAILIARGELALESDIKSDCQPLHDLVATILDVCPEIHAMRDATRGGLATVLNEFALTSNVGICLEEQSIPIREEVKGVCEILGLEPFYLANEGKLIVAVASENADKVLLAMKSHPAGKNAAIIGKATASPQGIVSLKTSFGAKRIIDMLVGEQLPRIC encoded by the coding sequence ATGCCAATCCCCTCACAAAATCAATTTTTTAAAAATCTTGAAAAAAAACGCCAGCGAAAAGCCAAAGTAACAGATACTCATATTAATCTTGCTCATGGTAGTGGCGGAAAAGCCATGCGGGATTTAATTGATGATATCTTTGTGACAAATTTTAGTAATCCAAATAATCCTAATTTATCCCAATTAGAAGACCAAGCAAAATTCGATTTATCAGACTTGATGCAGTTAGGAGATAAACTGGCTTTTACAACTGATTCTTATGTTGTTGAACCCTTATTTTTCCCTGGCGGCAACATTGGAGAATTAGCTATTAATGGTACCGTCAATGATTTAGCTGTGGGTGGTGCAAAACCTTTATATTTAACCTGTAGCGTAATTTTAGAAGAAGGATTATCTTTAGAAACATTACGTCAAGTTGCTCAAAGTATGCAAGCAGCAGCACAAGAAGCAAACGTACAAATTGTCACTGGAGATACAAAAGTTGTTCCCAGAGGTGCTGCGGATAAACTGTTTATAAATACTACTGGGATTGGTGTAATTCCTCCTCATATTTGTATATCTGCTAGCAATATAAAACCTGGAGATGCGATAATTATTAATGGTGAAATTGGAAATCATGGTACAGCAATTTTAATTGCTCGCGGGGAATTAGCGTTAGAGTCCGATATTAAAAGCGATTGTCAGCCATTACACGATTTAGTTGCAACAATACTCGATGTTTGTCCCGAAATTCATGCAATGCGAGATGCAACTAGAGGTGGTTTAGCAACAGTTTTAAACGAATTTGCTTTAACTTCAAACGTCGGAATTTGCCTTGAAGAACAATCTATTCCCATTCGTGAAGAAGTCAAAGGAGTTTGTGAAATATTAGGATTAGAACCTTTCTATTTAGCAAACGAAGGTAAATTAATAGTAGCTGTAGCAAGCGAAAATGCCGACAAAGTATTATTAGCAATGAAATCCCATCCAGCAGGAAAAAATGCTGCAATTATCGGCAAAGCAACTGCCTCACCCCAAGGAATAGTATCTTTGAAAACCAGCTTCGGAGCCAAAAGAATTATTGATATGTTAGTCGGCGAACAATTACCAAGAATTTGTTAA
- the hypB gene encoding hydrogenase nickel incorporation protein HypB: protein MCVTCGCSDNSGKITNPQTGEVLAIPHDDNHHHTHTLADGTVISHSHNHDTVNNASEIHAKIHNTTISLEQNILAKNDLIAAQNRGWFKGRNILALNLMSSPGSGKTTLLTRTINDLKDRLTISVIEGDQETINDAKKIEETGCKVVQINTGTGCHLDALMVEKGLQQLNPSLDSVVMIENVGNLVCPALFDLGEKAKVAILSITEGEDKPIKYPHIFRASDVMIITKTDLLPYVQFDVEKCIEYAREVNPNIEIFQVSALSGEGLDDWYQWLRK from the coding sequence ATGTGTGTAACCTGCGGTTGTTCGGATAATAGCGGAAAAATTACTAATCCTCAAACTGGTGAAGTTTTGGCAATACCTCATGATGACAACCATCATCACACTCATACTTTAGCTGATGGTACGGTAATCTCTCACTCACACAACCACGATACAGTAAATAATGCATCTGAAATTCACGCCAAAATTCATAATACAACCATATCTTTAGAGCAAAATATTTTAGCTAAAAATGATTTAATCGCAGCCCAAAATCGGGGATGGTTTAAAGGTAGAAATATTTTGGCGTTGAATTTAATGAGTTCCCCTGGCTCGGGAAAAACAACTTTATTAACTCGTACTATTAACGATTTAAAAGATAGATTAACTATCAGTGTAATTGAAGGCGACCAAGAAACAATCAACGATGCCAAAAAAATCGAAGAGACTGGCTGTAAAGTTGTACAAATTAATACTGGAACTGGCTGTCATCTCGATGCTTTGATGGTGGAAAAAGGATTGCAGCAGCTTAATCCCAGTCTTGATTCGGTGGTAATGATTGAAAATGTAGGAAATTTAGTTTGTCCGGCTTTATTTGATTTAGGAGAAAAAGCAAAAGTTGCTATTCTTTCGATTACCGAAGGAGAAGATAAACCAATCAAATATCCTCATATTTTCCGCGCTAGTGACGTAATGATAATTACGAAAACTGATTTATTACCTTACGTGCAGTTTGATGTAGAAAAATGTATCGAATACGCACGAGAAGTTAATCCTAATATAGAGATTTTTCAAGTTTCTGCGCTTTCTGGAGAAGGTTTAGATGATTGGTATCAATGGTTAAGGAAGTAA
- a CDS encoding HypC/HybG/HupF family hydrogenase formation chaperone: MCLGIPGKIIEITDIKNKLATVDVSGVKRQVNIACIVDEQHPPESCIGDWVLVHVGFAMNRINEKDAAETLQLLQEMAELMVDY, translated from the coding sequence ATGTGTCTAGGAATACCCGGTAAAATAATAGAAATAACCGATATCAAAAACAAACTAGCAACAGTTGACGTAAGCGGAGTTAAACGTCAAGTTAACATTGCTTGTATTGTAGACGAACAACATCCACCCGAATCATGTATTGGTGATTGGGTATTAGTTCATGTCGGTTTTGCAATGAACAGAATTAACGAAAAAGATGCAGCAGAAACACTGCAATTGCTGCAAGAAATGGCTGAATTAATGGTTGATTATTAA